From the genome of Candidatus Deferrimicrobium sp.:
CCGGTTCGAAACGTCTCGATCAGGCCCATGTTGTAGATCGCGTGGGCGAGCTCTGCCGCCCATCCGTCCATCGGGGAGCCCTCCGAAGCGGGCTGGAACGCGACCATGCTGTGCGCCACGCCCACGGACGTCCGCTCCCGTTCCCCCGAGTGGATCATGTCGTAGAGCGCGGCGTGGGCCCGGAAGACGTTCGCGAACGCGGCGAAGCCGCCCTTCACGCTCTTTTTCCCGGGCGGCATGATCCCGCCGAGATATCCTCCGACGATGAAGACGTTGGGCTCGTTGAAGGTGACGAAGACCCGCGCATGCCCACGGAGGGCCCGCGCCGCGCGCTCCGCGAACCGGAGGAACTCCTCCGCCGTGGACGGATCTTCCCAGGAGGTTCCCTTCGCAAGCCACGAGGGGTTGGTGAAATGGTGCAGCGTGACCACGGGCTCGATCCCGGCCTCACGAAGCGTGGCCGCGATCCGGACGTAGCGGTCCATCGCCTTCCGGTCCCACCCCCCGCGGCGCGGCGCCACCCGGCTCCACTCCACGGAAAACCGGTAGGCGTTGACGCCGAGCTCCGGCAGGAGGGCCAGGTCCTCCTCCGTGCGCAGGAGGTGTCCCACGCCGTTCAGCCGCGCCTGCCGGTCGTTCTCGTCCCTGATCTTCCAGCGGGTCCAGTCGCATCGCGGCGCGCCTTCCATCTGGAATGCGGAGGTCGCCACTCCCCACAGGAACTTCCTCAGCCCGGGCGGGGGGCCCGTTCTCCTCTTCGACACCGCGTCCCTCCATGGACCGGACGATACGCGGCCGGCCCCTGGAAGCCATACTAATGCGACATCCCCCTGCGTGTTAAGAGAAGGGAAGGGTTTTGAACCATCGCCGGGAAACATCCTATAATGGGACGCGAATCGGAAAACCCGGAGACCGCCTTGCCGCGCACGATCCTCGTCGTCGAAGACGAAAAAGAGATCCGGGATCTGCTG
Proteins encoded in this window:
- a CDS encoding glycoside hydrolase family 1 protein translates to MSKRRTGPPPGLRKFLWGVATSAFQMEGAPRCDWTRWKIRDENDRQARLNGVGHLLRTEEDLALLPELGVNAYRFSVEWSRVAPRRGGWDRKAMDRYVRIAATLREAGIEPVVTLHHFTNPSWLAKGTSWEDPSTAEEFLRFAERAARALRGHARVFVTFNEPNVFIVGGYLGGIMPPGKKSVKGGFAAFANVFRAHAALYDMIHSGERERTSVGVAHSMVAFQPASEGSPMDGWAAELAHAIYNMGLIETFRTGSLSVRIPSLFEEEAAVGVRDKLDFLGVNYYFRMFLRLSSPGTEGAEYFWEDREKRGLTGTGWEVYPKGFEDMLRAAALAGVPLVVTENGAAESDDRRKIAFMKDHLRVVLRMIREGIDLRGYFWWSLMDNYEWLEGLRPRFGLYRVDFETLERTPTAASAWFARWVKRRRATDTEFKPGGRGSPPGRRPAGGRRSP